The following coding sequences lie in one Rutidosis leptorrhynchoides isolate AG116_Rl617_1_P2 chromosome 6, CSIRO_AGI_Rlap_v1, whole genome shotgun sequence genomic window:
- the LOC139852972 gene encoding uncharacterized protein isoform X1: MMRMRGSSLMFLGWNKNSRKWTKLVGQRTVGRINFVPPKSGECYYLRILLNKVKGPTSFEDIRTVNGIVYDTFKEACYALGLLSDDREYIASIKETHEWASGDHCRSLFVSLITTDSLSFPDRVWQEMHDLLFDDLKRDCPAHLISSDETELKKVLYNLALAKIEKLLNSSGTTLKKIPNMPFPDFEFINESCNMLIHDELDYDASNLEIERSTFHSTMTDEQKSVYDTILDSVDKEQGGLYFLYGYEGTGKTLLWKTLAAAVRARGDIVINVASSGIAALLLTSGRTAHSRFSIPINVLEDSVCSIQPDSDLAALLNKAKLIIWDEAPMMHRHCFEAFDRIMRDIIRSPNRHKPFGGKVVVFGGDFRQILPVIQRGQRPETVDASLHSSRLWHHCKVLRLTKNMRLIGVMMILNGKS; this comes from the exons ATGATGAGAATGCGCGGCAGTTCACTTATGTTTTTAGGGTGGAATAAGAATAGCAGAAAGTGGACTAAACTAGTTGGTCAAAGAACTGTTGGGCGAATTAATTTTGTACCACCAAAGTCCGGTGAGTGTTACTACCTCAGAATACTGCTAAACAAGGTCAAAGGGCCAACATCGTTTGAAGATATAAGGACAGTTAATGGAATAGTTTATGATACCTTCAAAGAGGCATGTTATGCCTTGGGTCTACTCTCCGATGATCGTGAATATATTGCTTCCATAAAAGAGACACATGAATGGGCTTCTGGTGATCATTGTAGATCCTTATTTGTGTCGTTGATTACAACAGATAGTCTGTCATTTCCAGATCGTGTGTGGCAAGAAATGCACGATCTTCTTTTCGATGACTTGAAACGTGATTGTCCTGCGCACCTTATATCCAGTG ATGAAACTGAATTGAAGAAGGTTCTATACAACTTAGCGTTGGCAAAGATAGAGAAGTTGTTGAACAGTTCTGGTACAACTCTTAAAAAAATTCCAAATATGCCATTTCCAGACTTTGAGTTCATTAATGAATCATGCAACATGTTGATTCATGATGAGTTAGATTATGATGCAAGTAACCTGGAAATAGAACGTTCAACATTTCACTCAACAATGACTGACGAGCAGAAGTCCGTGTACGACACCATACTTGATTCTGTTGATAAGGAACAAGGTGGTCTTTATTTCCTTTATGGTTATGAAGGAACTGGTAAGACTTTATTGTGGAAAACACTTGCTGCAGCTGTCCGTGCTCGTGGAGACATAGTAATTAATGTGGCGTCAAGCGGGATTGCAGCTTTGCTACTTACCAGTGGCCGAACAGCTCACTCGCGATTTTCAATTCCTATCAATGTTCTAGAAGATTCAGTTTGTTCTATTCAGCCAGATAGTGACTTAGCTGCACTTCTGAACAAGGCAAAGTTGATTATTTGGGATGAAGCACCGATGATGCACAGGCACTGCTTTGAGGCCTTTGACCGAATTATGAGAGATATTATACGATCACCTAACCGTCATAAACCATTTGGGGGTAAGGTTGTTGTATTTGGAGGTGATTTTCGTCAGATACTTCCAGTTATACAGAGAGGTCAAAGACCAGAAACTGTTGATGCCTCACTTCATTCTTCAAGATTATGGCATCACTGTAAAGTACTAAGACTTACAAAGAATATGCGTTTGATAGGGGTGATGATGATTCTGAACGGAAAGAGTTAA
- the LOC139852972 gene encoding ATP-dependent DNA helicase RRM3-like isoform X2 produces MMRMRGSSLMFLGWNKNSRKWTKLVGQRTVGRINFVPPKSGECYYLRILLNKVKGPTSFEDIRTVNGIVYDTFKEACYALGLLSDDREYIASIKETHEWASGDHCRSLFVSLITTDSLSFPDRVWQEMHDLLFDDLKRDCPAHLISSDETELKKVLYNLALAKIEKLLNSSDYDASNLEIERSTFHSTMTDEQKSVYDTILDSVDKEQGGLYFLYGYEGTGKTLLWKTLAAAVRARGDIVINVASSGIAALLLTSGRTAHSRFSIPINVLEDSVCSIQPDSDLAALLNKAKLIIWDEAPMMHRHCFEAFDRIMRDIIRSPNRHKPFGGKVVVFGGDFRQILPVIQRGQRPETVDASLHSSRLWHHCKVLRLTKNMRLIGVMMILNGKS; encoded by the exons ATGATGAGAATGCGCGGCAGTTCACTTATGTTTTTAGGGTGGAATAAGAATAGCAGAAAGTGGACTAAACTAGTTGGTCAAAGAACTGTTGGGCGAATTAATTTTGTACCACCAAAGTCCGGTGAGTGTTACTACCTCAGAATACTGCTAAACAAGGTCAAAGGGCCAACATCGTTTGAAGATATAAGGACAGTTAATGGAATAGTTTATGATACCTTCAAAGAGGCATGTTATGCCTTGGGTCTACTCTCCGATGATCGTGAATATATTGCTTCCATAAAAGAGACACATGAATGGGCTTCTGGTGATCATTGTAGATCCTTATTTGTGTCGTTGATTACAACAGATAGTCTGTCATTTCCAGATCGTGTGTGGCAAGAAATGCACGATCTTCTTTTCGATGACTTGAAACGTGATTGTCCTGCGCACCTTATATCCAGTG ATGAAACTGAATTGAAGAAGGTTCTATACAACTTAGCGTTGGCAAAGATAGAGAAGTTGTTGAACAGTTCTG ATTATGATGCAAGTAACCTGGAAATAGAACGTTCAACATTTCACTCAACAATGACTGACGAGCAGAAGTCCGTGTACGACACCATACTTGATTCTGTTGATAAGGAACAAGGTGGTCTTTATTTCCTTTATGGTTATGAAGGAACTGGTAAGACTTTATTGTGGAAAACACTTGCTGCAGCTGTCCGTGCTCGTGGAGACATAGTAATTAATGTGGCGTCAAGCGGGATTGCAGCTTTGCTACTTACCAGTGGCCGAACAGCTCACTCGCGATTTTCAATTCCTATCAATGTTCTAGAAGATTCAGTTTGTTCTATTCAGCCAGATAGTGACTTAGCTGCACTTCTGAACAAGGCAAAGTTGATTATTTGGGATGAAGCACCGATGATGCACAGGCACTGCTTTGAGGCCTTTGACCGAATTATGAGAGATATTATACGATCACCTAACCGTCATAAACCATTTGGGGGTAAGGTTGTTGTATTTGGAGGTGATTTTCGTCAGATACTTCCAGTTATACAGAGAGGTCAAAGACCAGAAACTGTTGATGCCTCACTTCATTCTTCAAGATTATGGCATCACTGTAAAGTACTAAGACTTACAAAGAATATGCGTTTGATAGGGGTGATGATGATTCTGAACGGAAAGAGTTAA